A genomic stretch from Acetomicrobium sp. S15 = DSM 107314 includes:
- the lpxD gene encoding UDP-3-O-(3-hydroxymyristoyl)glucosamine N-acyltransferase, translated as MTLMSDEAVFSLEDIAKEVGGSVRGNPRRLVSGVTSPWSADASRITPVWEKKVLEGLPEDVPLLAPPGWIEPGRDGVEVQNPRGALAKLLTLFCKPRSFPPGIHPSAVVHPEASVDPYVHIGPLCVVESGAHLSSGAVLEAHVFVGENVKVGEGTRIEPMVVIYRDTVIGRRCLIHGGSVIGCDGFGFESLSEGGLAKIPQIGRVVVEDDVEIGAAVTIDRATMGETLIGAGTKIDDHVHVGHNARIGRNCVLVAMTGIGGSAHLEDGVVMAAQSGVRDHARIGRDAKVAARAGVTKDIPPGKIVSGFPARDHREELKVQAILHRLPDLVSLLDDLKKRVDKLSEQVKGNDS; from the coding sequence ATGACACTAATGAGCGATGAAGCAGTTTTTTCGCTGGAAGATATAGCTAAAGAAGTGGGCGGCTCTGTCAGGGGCAACCCAAGGCGGCTCGTTTCGGGCGTGACGTCTCCGTGGAGCGCCGACGCGAGCCGTATAACTCCAGTTTGGGAGAAGAAAGTGCTCGAGGGGCTTCCTGAAGACGTGCCGCTTTTGGCGCCTCCCGGATGGATAGAACCTGGCCGAGACGGGGTAGAGGTCCAAAACCCGAGGGGTGCCCTGGCGAAGCTGCTTACCCTCTTCTGTAAACCGAGGAGCTTTCCGCCGGGCATTCATCCCTCTGCGGTCGTTCATCCCGAAGCCTCGGTAGACCCTTATGTCCATATCGGGCCGCTCTGCGTAGTGGAATCCGGCGCGCATTTGTCTTCCGGTGCGGTCCTGGAGGCCCACGTCTTCGTGGGTGAAAACGTCAAAGTAGGAGAGGGAACGCGCATAGAGCCCATGGTCGTGATATATCGCGACACCGTAATAGGCAGGCGCTGCCTGATTCACGGCGGCAGCGTTATAGGGTGTGATGGGTTCGGATTTGAGAGCTTGAGCGAGGGCGGCCTCGCGAAGATCCCGCAGATCGGCAGGGTGGTCGTGGAGGACGATGTGGAGATAGGAGCTGCCGTCACCATAGACAGGGCTACGATGGGTGAGACGCTGATAGGCGCCGGCACAAAAATAGACGACCACGTGCACGTAGGGCACAACGCCAGGATCGGGCGCAACTGCGTGCTGGTGGCCATGACAGGGATCGGAGGCAGCGCCCATCTCGAAGACGGGGTAGTTATGGCAGCTCAAAGCGGCGTGAGGGATCATGCGCGCATCGGAAGGGATGCCAAAGTGGCTGCCAGGGCAGGCGTGACCAAAGATATTCCTCCCGGGAAGATCGTCTCTGGCTTCCCTGCCCGCGACCACAGAGAAGAGCTGAAAGTTCAGGCCATCCTTCACCGTTTGCCGGACCTCGTGAGCCTGCTCGACGATCTTAAAAAACGGGTCGATAAATTGTCGGAACAGGTGAAGGGCAATGACTCGTAG
- the fabZ gene encoding 3-hydroxyacyl-ACP dehydratase FabZ → MIDIHKILESLPHRYPFLLVDRILDLQEGKIIGLKNVTIDEPFFQGHFPDDPVMPGVLVLESMGQVAAMMIVLRPEMVGKVTFLTGVDDARFRKPVRPGDQLITEAEVLKMRGKVGKVAAVAKVNGEVVAETVFTFVVAKKLGEPE, encoded by the coding sequence GTGATCGATATTCACAAAATCCTGGAGTCATTGCCGCACAGATATCCCTTTTTGCTCGTAGATCGCATATTAGACCTTCAGGAGGGCAAGATAATCGGGCTCAAAAACGTCACCATAGATGAGCCGTTCTTTCAAGGCCACTTCCCCGATGACCCGGTTATGCCGGGTGTGCTCGTGCTGGAGTCAATGGGGCAGGTGGCGGCGATGATGATAGTCCTGCGGCCCGAAATGGTGGGCAAGGTGACGTTTTTGACCGGTGTCGACGACGCGCGCTTCCGCAAGCCGGTCCGTCCCGGCGATCAGTTGATCACCGAAGCCGAGGTTTTGAAAATGCGCGGCAAGGTTGGCAAAGTAGCTGCCGTCGCCAAGGTTAACGGCGAGGTGGTGGCTGAAACCGTGTTCACGTTTGTGGTGGCGAAGAAGCTCGGTGAGCCGGAGTGA
- a CDS encoding LptF/LptG family permease has protein sequence MNELKPPFFFGIFAFSLLLVAGDLLFDLADLIVERGVPLWIVTKLFIYRLPSVVVLTLPMAMLLASIYCFSKLSSQSELVALKASGVAFQRIVRPLLMVALVVGCAALLLNETIVPLADRAAEHVLRYEIARERPSLLRERLFLREEKAGRLSRVIYIEKLLPRSGLMEGVLVQEFNEGSLKRIVLAEKGSWQGGEWWLEGGRAFEVSSDGQVSGSAQFARQRLPLPLSPAQVERAAADPKRMGAFELHKYIALVEAQGADVRPLQMLLYLRLAVPWASVVLAMVGSSMGVRSRRATSGVGLGVSVIVIFFYYVLMSLCKAMGESGYMPPLFAAWLPNLLFFLIGGALIRRANTA, from the coding sequence ATAAACGAGCTGAAACCTCCCTTTTTTTTCGGCATCTTCGCCTTTTCGCTCCTCTTGGTGGCCGGAGACCTCCTTTTCGACCTGGCCGATCTCATCGTGGAGCGCGGCGTCCCTTTGTGGATCGTGACCAAGCTCTTCATTTACAGGTTGCCCAGCGTGGTAGTGCTCACCTTACCGATGGCCATGCTTCTGGCATCCATCTACTGCTTCTCGAAGCTGTCTTCCCAATCGGAGCTGGTGGCACTCAAGGCCTCCGGCGTGGCCTTCCAGCGCATCGTGCGCCCCCTCTTGATGGTCGCGCTAGTCGTAGGGTGCGCCGCCCTCCTTTTGAACGAGACGATAGTCCCGTTGGCCGATAGGGCTGCGGAGCACGTTTTGAGGTATGAAATTGCGCGCGAGCGCCCGTCCTTGCTGAGGGAAAGGTTGTTTTTGAGGGAAGAAAAAGCGGGAAGGCTCTCGCGGGTCATATACATAGAAAAACTCCTGCCTCGCAGTGGCCTTATGGAGGGCGTCTTGGTCCAGGAGTTCAACGAGGGTTCGCTGAAGCGCATCGTGCTGGCAGAAAAGGGGAGTTGGCAGGGCGGGGAGTGGTGGCTCGAAGGCGGCAGGGCCTTTGAGGTTTCATCCGACGGTCAAGTCTCGGGGTCTGCACAATTTGCGCGTCAGCGCCTTCCCTTGCCCCTTTCCCCGGCACAGGTCGAGCGCGCTGCTGCAGATCCCAAGAGGATGGGCGCTTTCGAGCTGCACAAATATATTGCCCTCGTAGAGGCGCAGGGTGCCGATGTGCGGCCCTTGCAGATGCTGCTTTACCTTCGCCTGGCGGTGCCCTGGGCCAGCGTGGTGTTGGCCATGGTGGGTTCGAGCATGGGAGTGCGCTCGCGGCGCGCCACCTCAGGGGTTGGTCTGGGAGTGAGCGTCATAGTCATCTTCTTCTATTACGTATTGATGTCGCTGTGTAAAGCCATGGGAGAGAGCGGGTATATGCCGCCACTTTTCGCCGCGTGGCTTCCCAATCTTCTTTTCTTTTTGATCGGCGGAGCGCTTATCAGGCGCGCCAATACGGCCTAA
- a CDS encoding KdsC family phosphatase: protein MIKLFAMDVDGTLTDGGVYMDGQGGEWKRFDIQDGMGIARLKASGVVIAFVSGRPSPATDQRAKDLGVDRVYNGVGEKLSILQKLARELDLSKEEVAYMGDDVNDLPPIEWAGLGIAPANAMPEVKAVSDWVTNSCGGHGAVREAAERILELNASVAKGESSH, encoded by the coding sequence ATGATTAAACTCTTTGCTATGGACGTGGATGGGACGCTGACCGATGGCGGCGTCTACATGGACGGTCAGGGTGGCGAGTGGAAACGCTTCGACATCCAGGACGGCATGGGCATAGCGCGCCTGAAAGCAAGCGGCGTCGTCATAGCCTTCGTGAGCGGGCGCCCCTCGCCGGCCACGGACCAGAGGGCGAAGGACCTCGGCGTGGATCGCGTTTACAACGGCGTAGGCGAGAAACTCTCCATTTTGCAGAAACTCGCCCGCGAGCTCGATCTTTCGAAGGAAGAGGTGGCGTATATGGGTGACGACGTGAACGACTTGCCCCCTATAGAATGGGCCGGTTTGGGCATAGCTCCTGCCAACGCCATGCCCGAGGTCAAAGCCGTGTCGGATTGGGTGACGAACTCCTGCGGCGGTCATGGGGCCGTTCGCGAGGCTGCCGAGAGGATCTTGGAACTCAATGCATCAGTAGCGAAAGGGGAGTCGTCGCATTAA
- a CDS encoding LpxI family protein, with protein MDGGSVALVAGGGLLPLEIARRLHSRGEAPFVYSIGPAHDELFEHARSLVVLSRLELEALLADMEAKGVRDVILAGLVSKTFMYEPAMLDSAMKKLLAELSSRDDHSLLGAIVKVMEERGFAVLKYRHIIEDWMAPLGHIAGRKPSQEEAEDISYGVGVASHILPLSFGQTVVVKGRAVVAVEAMEGTDLTLRRAGRVCRGGVVVKMMRQDQDERYDLPVIGKKTIENMAASGLTCLAVEAGRTIILDPDRFKRAASKRDIAVVGVAPCRSS; from the coding sequence ATGGATGGCGGATCTGTGGCTCTCGTAGCCGGAGGCGGCCTGCTTCCGCTTGAGATAGCGAGGCGGCTTCATAGCCGCGGTGAGGCCCCTTTCGTCTATTCTATAGGTCCCGCGCATGACGAACTCTTTGAGCATGCCAGAAGTCTCGTCGTGCTTTCGCGCTTGGAGCTCGAAGCGCTTCTCGCCGACATGGAGGCGAAGGGTGTTAGGGACGTGATTTTAGCAGGTCTCGTCTCCAAGACGTTCATGTACGAGCCGGCGATGCTCGACTCCGCCATGAAGAAGCTCCTCGCGGAGCTTTCCTCCAGAGACGATCACTCACTGTTGGGAGCGATAGTTAAGGTTATGGAAGAGCGCGGGTTTGCGGTCCTCAAATACCGGCACATCATAGAAGATTGGATGGCGCCCCTCGGGCATATCGCCGGCAGAAAGCCCTCTCAAGAAGAGGCGGAAGACATAAGTTACGGTGTGGGGGTAGCCTCGCACATCCTGCCCTTGTCCTTCGGCCAGACTGTGGTCGTGAAGGGCAGAGCCGTCGTAGCCGTTGAGGCCATGGAGGGGACAGATTTAACGCTGCGCCGTGCCGGAAGGGTGTGCAGGGGCGGCGTGGTCGTGAAGATGATGCGGCAAGATCAGGACGAGCGTTACGATCTTCCCGTTATAGGCAAAAAGACCATCGAAAACATGGCCGCCTCGGGGCTGACATGCCTTGCCGTGGAAGCCGGGCGCACTATAATCCTCGACCCAGATCGTTTTAAGAGGGCGGCTTCAAAGAGAGACATAGCTGTGGTGGGGGTAGCACCTTGTCGATCTTCATAA
- a CDS encoding histidine phosphatase family protein, whose translation MTKPRRILFARHAQTDWNDLSRYQGRTDVPLNVGGRRQAENLARRLAYWKADRVFSSTLVRARETAEIVMEKMPDPPALELFEDLVELDFGEWEGLSVSEVRQRYGELYERWRDDPASVDPPKGESFDDMIRRVNRAISPILSSDAERVLVICHGGTIRAAVVSLLGAPSSIAWRIRIDNCALFAVDILDGRRSLAFANDALHLFVGDAQAEQIPLLP comes from the coding sequence TTGACAAAACCACGGCGCATCTTGTTTGCCAGACATGCCCAGACGGATTGGAACGACTTATCCCGCTATCAGGGGCGCACAGATGTCCCTTTGAACGTCGGAGGTCGTCGCCAAGCTGAGAATCTCGCCAGAAGGCTTGCCTATTGGAAGGCCGACCGAGTCTTTTCGAGCACACTGGTCCGCGCCAGGGAGACTGCCGAAATTGTTATGGAGAAGATGCCCGACCCTCCAGCTTTGGAGCTATTCGAAGACCTCGTGGAGCTCGATTTCGGCGAGTGGGAAGGCCTGTCCGTTTCTGAAGTGAGGCAGCGCTATGGGGAGCTTTACGAGCGGTGGAGAGACGACCCCGCCTCCGTCGATCCTCCCAAGGGAGAGTCCTTCGATGACATGATAAGGCGGGTGAATCGGGCCATATCTCCCATCCTGTCGTCCGACGCGGAGCGGGTGCTCGTGATCTGTCACGGCGGCACGATAAGGGCTGCCGTGGTGTCGCTGCTCGGCGCTCCTTCATCAATAGCCTGGCGCATTCGCATAGACAATTGTGCCCTCTTCGCCGTCGATATATTAGACGGCAGGCGCTCCTTGGCCTTTGCGAACGACGCATTGCATCTCTTCGTGGGCGATGCGCAAGCGGAGCAGATCCCGCTACTTCCGTAA
- a CDS encoding BamA/OMP85 family outer membrane protein has translation MRHFVVMIVLAVFLTVAICGSSAAQQPVVVELAAEGNKEIASQYVLGVVGTKVGDRLSREQIDRDIEAIYNLGFFSYVDVRLETRPDGVKVVYVVQENPPVKEIRFEGNSIYSDEELMKEVFTVPGSIFNRVFFRHDLERIQNKYREAGYVLVRMQDVRFENGIVEVQIVEPRVGEIIIQGNTRTKTNVIRREIPIKEGDVFNATYMRHSLNKLQRLGYFEDVSVGFEPTDKPEVMNIVITVTEQRTGRIGVSMGHGSSSGWSGGLVYEDTNWQGKGHKATVGFETGDREQYWISYEEPFMDEQYYSWKVGVYKHQWEDINYVDDRGDTIFEYDEDRTGYYIGAGRKFKHDPRMNWYVTLDWHDSSVDPTWWHSEGPVDYEAVRNLLSSGKTFSVLGTVQRTNTDRYLSYPKGDVEILNIQQAMSIMGSDWDYTKYWIEGRYYTPLTFLQDMFGAELGTKDNPAILAARVRAGFSSGTLPWADQYFLGGNKDLRGYEEDQFEGSEMFLANVELRIPIQEAVGFVIFYDVGNAWGGVKWKPESYQDGVLVPPHIERDSSSFSLSDLHDAWGFGVRVKTPLGNIRLDVAEGDYETFTHFGFGELF, from the coding sequence GTGAGGCACTTCGTTGTTATGATAGTTTTAGCGGTATTTTTGACCGTAGCAATTTGCGGAAGCTCAGCGGCGCAGCAGCCTGTGGTTGTAGAGCTTGCCGCGGAGGGAAACAAAGAGATAGCCTCGCAGTACGTCCTCGGTGTTGTCGGGACCAAGGTGGGGGATCGATTGAGCAGGGAGCAGATCGACAGGGACATAGAGGCTATCTACAACTTGGGTTTTTTTTCATACGTAGATGTCAGGTTGGAGACCAGGCCCGACGGCGTGAAGGTCGTCTATGTGGTGCAGGAAAATCCTCCGGTGAAGGAGATCAGGTTTGAGGGCAATTCGATATACAGCGACGAAGAGCTGATGAAAGAGGTCTTCACCGTCCCTGGAAGCATCTTCAATCGCGTCTTCTTCCGGCACGACTTGGAGCGCATTCAGAATAAATACAGGGAAGCTGGCTATGTCCTCGTGAGGATGCAGGATGTGCGCTTTGAAAACGGGATCGTCGAAGTGCAGATAGTGGAGCCCCGTGTGGGAGAGATCATAATACAGGGCAACACGAGGACCAAAACCAATGTGATCCGCAGGGAGATACCGATAAAGGAAGGCGATGTCTTCAACGCCACGTATATGCGCCACTCCCTCAACAAGCTCCAGAGGCTCGGGTATTTCGAAGACGTAAGTGTGGGTTTTGAGCCCACCGATAAGCCAGAAGTGATGAATATAGTCATAACCGTTACAGAGCAGAGAACAGGCCGCATAGGCGTCTCTATGGGCCACGGCTCGAGTAGCGGCTGGAGCGGCGGTCTTGTGTATGAAGACACAAACTGGCAGGGAAAAGGACACAAGGCTACCGTGGGCTTCGAGACGGGCGACCGCGAACAATATTGGATCTCCTACGAGGAGCCTTTTATGGACGAGCAGTATTATTCTTGGAAAGTCGGCGTTTACAAACATCAGTGGGAAGATATCAACTATGTCGACGACAGAGGCGACACGATCTTCGAATACGATGAGGACAGGACCGGCTATTACATCGGCGCCGGCAGAAAGTTCAAGCACGACCCCCGCATGAACTGGTATGTGACGCTCGATTGGCACGACTCTTCGGTAGACCCCACCTGGTGGCACTCCGAAGGGCCCGTAGACTATGAGGCTGTCAGGAACCTTTTGAGCAGCGGTAAGACTTTTTCCGTCTTGGGGACGGTTCAAAGGACAAACACGGACAGGTATCTGAGCTATCCCAAAGGCGACGTGGAAATTCTCAACATACAGCAGGCCATGAGCATAATGGGAAGCGACTGGGACTATACCAAATACTGGATAGAGGGGCGATATTATACACCACTTACCTTTCTGCAGGATATGTTCGGGGCGGAGCTCGGCACGAAGGATAACCCGGCGATACTGGCAGCTCGTGTGAGGGCTGGCTTTTCAAGCGGCACCCTTCCCTGGGCCGACCAGTATTTCTTGGGCGGGAACAAAGACCTGCGCGGCTACGAGGAAGATCAGTTCGAGGGGAGCGAGATGTTTCTGGCGAACGTGGAACTCAGAATCCCCATACAGGAGGCCGTTGGCTTCGTCATCTTCTACGATGTGGGCAACGCCTGGGGAGGCGTAAAATGGAAGCCGGAGAGCTATCAGGATGGAGTCCTAGTCCCTCCCCATATCGAAAGAGACAGCAGCAGTTTCAGCCTTTCTGACCTGCACGATGCTTGGGGCTTCGGTGTGCGCGTCAAAACTCCTTTGGGCAACATCCGCCTTGACGTCGCAGAGGGCGATTACGAGACCTTTACCCACTTCGGCTTCGGCGAGCTCTTCTGA
- the lpxC gene encoding UDP-3-O-acyl-N-acetylglucosamine deacetylase, with the protein MTRRGLSRPAELSGVGLHTGRFSRLRLLPAGKKGLCFTFGDESFPLAQAKGESSGRGTDLRFPGGKVLRTAEHLMAAVFGMALDDLEIAVDGEEVPAADGSALPFVEAIESAGIVESDEISEAFAISFPIGVDDPPKERSICVLPGAALFLTYIISFNHPSVGAQYLSLEIDPERFKREIAPARTFAFLDEVEGLRRSGLARGGSLENAVVIGDDGILNRGGLRFPDEFVRHKLLDLLGDLATLGCRLAGHVVACRAGHDLHLALADRIDRIRPRGDLT; encoded by the coding sequence ATGACTCGTAGGGGTTTATCCCGCCCCGCAGAACTTTCCGGAGTTGGCCTGCACACGGGACGATTCTCCCGGTTGCGCCTCCTCCCTGCGGGCAAAAAAGGGCTTTGCTTTACCTTCGGAGACGAGAGCTTCCCCTTGGCGCAGGCGAAAGGTGAAAGCTCTGGCAGAGGGACAGACCTTCGCTTTCCCGGCGGTAAGGTCCTTCGCACGGCGGAACACCTGATGGCCGCCGTTTTCGGCATGGCCTTGGATGACCTCGAGATAGCCGTGGATGGAGAAGAGGTGCCGGCTGCGGACGGCAGTGCCCTCCCCTTCGTGGAGGCGATAGAATCCGCAGGCATAGTCGAAAGCGACGAGATCAGCGAGGCCTTTGCGATCTCCTTCCCTATAGGTGTGGATGATCCGCCTAAAGAGCGGTCGATCTGTGTCCTGCCGGGTGCAGCGCTGTTTTTGACCTATATCATCTCTTTCAACCATCCATCGGTGGGCGCGCAATACCTATCACTTGAGATCGACCCCGAGCGTTTCAAGCGCGAGATAGCGCCTGCGCGCACCTTCGCCTTCCTCGACGAAGTCGAGGGCTTGCGAAGGAGTGGTTTGGCCCGCGGCGGCTCGCTCGAAAACGCCGTAGTGATAGGTGATGATGGCATATTGAACAGAGGCGGCCTGCGCTTCCCCGACGAGTTCGTCCGCCACAAACTCCTCGACCTTTTGGGAGATTTGGCCACATTGGGGTGCCGCCTCGCAGGTCATGTGGTGGCATGCCGTGCTGGTCATGACCTTCATCTCGCCCTTGCAGACAGGATAGACCGAATCCGCCCGAGGGGGGATCTAACGTGA
- a CDS encoding sigma-70 family RNA polymerase sigma factor — MARNSSSQGLDPQEEAELWRLCRQGDEEAREALIVAYRPLVFWLARRFSLDDGTAKDLLQEGMLALIKAVDAYDVSRGNKFTTYAFYRIRGHMINFLERSEKRAPCPVDVEGEIAQPGEQGAVEWHLLLEEAMGVLTLKERDVIQALVVEGKRAGDVARDAAIDVSHVYRIRRKALARLRTALGLSAPPGGQKRG, encoded by the coding sequence ATGGCAAGAAATAGCTCCTCCCAGGGATTAGATCCGCAGGAGGAAGCAGAACTTTGGAGGCTTTGCCGGCAGGGCGACGAGGAGGCGAGGGAAGCCTTGATAGTCGCCTATCGTCCGCTCGTCTTTTGGTTGGCAAGGCGTTTTTCTTTGGACGACGGCACCGCTAAAGATTTGCTCCAAGAGGGTATGCTCGCCCTCATTAAAGCTGTCGATGCCTATGACGTCTCGCGCGGCAATAAGTTCACCACTTATGCCTTCTATCGCATCCGCGGGCATATGATAAACTTCCTCGAGAGGAGCGAAAAAAGAGCGCCGTGTCCTGTCGATGTGGAAGGGGAAATTGCTCAGCCTGGCGAGCAGGGCGCCGTCGAGTGGCATCTCCTATTGGAAGAGGCGATGGGTGTCCTCACCCTTAAGGAAAGGGACGTCATTCAGGCCCTGGTGGTAGAGGGCAAAAGAGCTGGCGATGTGGCAAGAGATGCTGCGATAGACGTCAGTCACGTATATCGCATACGACGCAAAGCGCTGGCCAGGTTGAGGACAGCTTTGGGTTTGTCCGCGCCACCGGGCGGGCAAAAGCGGGGATAA
- the lpxA gene encoding acyl-ACP--UDP-N-acetylglucosamine O-acyltransferase — protein sequence MIHPTAIVSPKAEIDDDVSIGPYSIVGDRVRIGAGSVIGAYVHISDYVSLGRGCRCFDHVVLGMEPQDLGFRGEESWVCVDDDATLRENVTVHRASGEGNCTRIGSGAYLMEGVHIGHNVKVGPGVVVANKTGFSGYVEVGEKAVVSGLVGVHQFVRIGRFCMVGGLAKVIKDIPPYSLADGHPARIYGINVVGLKRNGFDRETRSHIAGLYRILYRSGLAMKEALRELAARYPGDEFQEELTRFITSSKRGVTPWGASCERDREDD from the coding sequence ATGATTCATCCTACGGCGATCGTTTCGCCCAAGGCCGAAATCGACGACGACGTATCCATCGGCCCCTACAGCATCGTGGGTGATCGCGTCCGCATAGGTGCGGGCTCCGTCATAGGGGCATATGTGCACATATCGGATTACGTCTCCTTGGGCCGGGGGTGCAGGTGTTTCGACCACGTGGTCTTGGGGATGGAGCCGCAGGATCTCGGTTTTCGCGGCGAGGAGAGCTGGGTGTGCGTGGACGACGACGCTACGTTGAGAGAGAACGTCACCGTCCACCGAGCCAGCGGCGAGGGAAATTGCACGCGCATCGGTTCAGGCGCTTATCTTATGGAAGGGGTCCACATCGGCCACAACGTCAAGGTGGGTCCTGGCGTGGTGGTGGCCAACAAAACCGGGTTCTCCGGCTATGTGGAGGTGGGGGAGAAGGCCGTCGTGAGCGGCCTTGTAGGCGTTCATCAGTTCGTCCGCATAGGCAGGTTCTGCATGGTGGGCGGCCTCGCCAAGGTCATAAAGGATATCCCACCTTACTCACTCGCTGACGGGCACCCGGCCCGCATCTACGGCATAAACGTCGTTGGATTGAAGCGAAACGGCTTTGACAGGGAAACTCGAAGCCACATAGCAGGTCTTTACCGCATCCTGTATCGCTCCGGCCTCGCGATGAAAGAGGCATTGCGCGAGCTCGCCGCTCGATACCCCGGCGACGAATTCCAAGAGGAGCTCACCCGTTTTATAACTTCATCGAAAAGGGGAGTGACGCCGTGGGGCGCCTCCTGTGAAAGGGATCGAGAGGATGATTAA